Proteins found in one Magnolia sinica isolate HGM2019 chromosome 5, MsV1, whole genome shotgun sequence genomic segment:
- the LOC131246267 gene encoding lysine histidine transporter 1-like — translation MDSSIENREKERSEKEKAIDNWLPITSSRKAKWYYSAFHNVTAMVGAGVLSLPYAMAELGWGPGVVILVLSWIITLYTLWQMVEMHEMVPGKRFDRYHELGQEAFGEKLGLWIVVPQQLIVEVGVNIVYMVTGGKSLKKFHETVCPNCKEIRLTFFIMIFASGHFVLSQLPNFNSISGVSLAAAVMSLSYSTIAWTASIHRGKQSNVQYSYASSTTKGTVFSFFSAFGDVAFAYAGHNVVLEIQATIPSTPENPSKIPMWKGVIVAYIVVAVCYFPVALVGYWAFGNSVEDNILISLEKPAWLIAVANFFVVIHVIGSYQIYAMPVFDMLETLLVKKFKFPPGRTLRLVARSSYVALTMFIAMTFPFFGGLLGFFGGFAFAPTTYFLPCIMWLVIYKPKKFSASWFANWICIILGIMLMFVSSIGALKTIIDSAKNYKFYS, via the exons ATGGATTCTTCAATAGAAAACCGCGAAAAAGAGCGGTCGGAGAAGGAGAAGGCGATCGATAACTGGCTTCCGATCACGTCGTCGAGGAAAGCCAAATGGTATTATTCAGCTTTTCACAATGTGACTGCCATGGTTGGTGCTGGAGTCCTTAGCCTGCCTTACGCCATGGCGGAACTCGGATG GGGACCCGGCGTTGTGATTCTCGTCTTGTCGTGGATTATCACTCTCTACACACTCTGGCAAATGGTTGAGATGCATGAGATGGTCCCTGGGAAGCGATTTGATAGATATCATGAGTTGGGTCAGGAAGCATTTGGCGAGAAGCTCGGCCTTTGGATTGTTGTGCCCCAACAGCTGATTGTCGAAGTAGGCGTGAACATAGTCTACATGGTCACAGGCGGGAAATCGCTTAAGAAATTCCATGAAACGGTCTGCCCCAACTGCAAAGAAATCAGGCTGACCTTTTTCATTATGATATTTGCTTCTGGTCATTTTGTTCTTTCTCAGCTCCCCAACTTCAACTCCATTTCAGGGGTCTCTTTGGCCGCAGCAGTCATGTCGCTCAG CTACTCCACCATTGCATGGACCGCTTCGATTCATAGAGGAAAGCAATCCAATGTGCAATACAGCTATGCATCTTCAACCACAAAGGGGACAGTGTTCTCCTTCTTTAGCGCATTTGGAGACGTCGCTTTTGCATATGCAGGCCACAATGTGGTGTTAGAAATACAAGCAACCATCCCATCAACACCTGAGAATCCATCTAAGATACCAATGTGGAAGGGTGTGATTGTTGCCTACATTGTTGTTGCCGTATGCTATTTCCCGGTCGCTTTGGTCGGTTACTGGGCATTTGGGAATTCAGTTGAGGACAACATTCTTATTAGCCTAGAGAAGCCAGCTTGGCTAATTGCAGTTGCAAACTTCTTTGTTGTAATCCATGTCATTGGCAGTTATCAG ATTTACGCAATGCCTGTGTTTGACATGTTGGAAACTCTTCTTGTGAAGAAGTTCAAATTCCCGCCTGGTCGTACTCTTCGCCTAGTTGCACGCTCGAGCTACGTTG CACTTACGATGTTTATTGCTATGACCTTCCCTTTCTTCGGTGGGCTACTTGGATTCTTCGGAGGATTTGCCTTTGCGCCAACGACATACTTT CTCCCTTGCATCATGTGGCTTGTGATCTACAAGCCCAAAAAATTCAGCGCATCTTGGTTTGCAAATTGG ATATGCATCATACTGGGGATCATGCTAATGTTCGTATCATCGATCGGCGCTTTAAAGACCATCATTGATTCTGCCAAGAACTACAAATTCTACTCATAA
- the LOC131246270 gene encoding TLC domain-containing protein At5g14285, which translates to MEITTPIFSYLPVFFPMFLAIYLLAYFGVFRNWSPKHRPEASSCFISLAHGSPAALMAAFAIISQSHPLFASPNTNFQNLVLDFSIAYFLADLLHYLIFFPSDVLFIGHHLATLFVFVTCRYLVYHGAFALLVLLILAEVTSACQNSWTLANSRRADVATAAKVYEFLSPPFYAFYTLVRGLFGPIFVYKMGEFYMSGEADHVIPRWVWISWMVVVVMAISVSILWISNLWLELYKERTRMVKQKKR; encoded by the coding sequence ATGGAGATCACTACTCCCATTTTTTCGTACCTTCCAGTCTTCTTCCCAATGTTCCTTGCCATCTATCTCCTTGCTTACTTTGGTGTTTTCCGCAATTGGAGCCCCAAACACCGCCCGGAAGCATCTAGCTGCTTCATCTCCCTAGCCCATGGAAGCCCTGCTGCTCTCATGGCCGCATTCGCCATCATCTCTCAATCTCACCCCCTCTTTGCTTCTCCCAACACCAATTTCCAGAACCTCGTGCTTGACTTCAGCATTGCCTATTTCTTGGCCGACCTCCTCCATTACCTCATCTTCTTTCCCTCCGACGTGCTCTTCATCGGCCACCACCTTGCAACCCTCTTTGTGTTCGTCACCTGCCGGTACCTCGTCTACCATGGTGCCTTTGCACTCCTCGTCCTTCTCATCCTTGCGGAGGTCACCAGTGCTTGTCAGAACTCATGGACACTTGCCAACTCCAGGAGAGCCGATGTGGCCACTGCCGCCAAGGTGTATGAGTTCTTGTCTCCTCCCTTTTATGCTTTCTATACGCTGGTGAGGGGTTTATTCGGGCCAATCTTTGTCTATAAGATGGGTGAGTTCTATATGAGTGGGGAGGCGGACCATGTGATCCCAAGGTGGGTTTGGATTTCTTGgatggttgtggttgtaatggcAATATCAGTCAGCATTCTGTGGATATCGAACCTTTGGTTAGAGTTGTATAAAGAGAGGACCAGGATGGTGAAGCAGAAAAAGAGATGA